A part of Arachis hypogaea cultivar Tifrunner chromosome 12, arahy.Tifrunner.gnm2.J5K5, whole genome shotgun sequence genomic DNA contains:
- the LOC140177201 gene encoding uncharacterized protein: MKLQPIDEDLIWEEVCGGQKKNRVYGKGSFFASSIKSGTTSANSVSRRAPRNQNSVPNLREQIHNLNEELFQRVTQQTDERISKLLDTRLAPLEKTQKKLEKLERAIGKAKKEKLKQKRWNEAYVSYYEKVRASSSSSAVPLPPPPPPPSMSSDEGYDDDEDEDDTEDYS; encoded by the coding sequence ATGAAGCTACAACCAATTGATGAAGACTTGATTTGGGAGGAAGTGTGTGGTGGGCAAAAGAAGAATCGAGTTTATGGAAAAGGGTCATTCTTTGCTAGCTCTATCAAGTCTGGAACCACTTCTGCCAATTCTGTATCTAGAAGAGCACCAAGAAATCAAAATTCTGTTCCTAATTTGCGAGAACAGATTCATAATCTCAATGAAGAACTTTTTCAGCGTGTTACTCAACAAACAGATGAGCGTATTAGTAAGTTGTTAGATACACGCTTGGctcctttggaaaagactcaaaagaaattagaaaagttGGAACGGGCAATTGGAAAGGCCAAGAAGGAAAAGCTGAAACAGAAGAGATGGAATGAGGCTTATGTTAGCTATTATGAGAAGGTTAGAGCGTCAAGTAGTTCTAGTGCAGTTCCACTACCACCGCCACCGCCGCCACCCTCAATGTCTTCGGATGAGggctatgatgatgatgaggatgaagatgacacTGAAGACTATAGCTGA